The DNA sequence ACATTgtcttttattttgataaaaaaatattattttcaatgaaattttttttagcgtgtttgacaaattttttgtagtaaaaataaaaacactagaaaaataaaaaaaatttttttgagaagctgtaatttatatctttttttaaagatttttttcttaaaaaaaagatatttttcatgtaataaataaacaaaaaagtacttttatatttttttttgtgactaaaaaagtacttttatattgttatacctaaacataattgatagataaaaaatctttttagattagatacccaaacataaaattacttctactttttcataagatcttttaaaaaaataactaaaaaaagatttttttttgagaaGTTCACCCAAACTCAACTATCTATAACACAAAGATTACTAGAAAAAGTAAAAGCGTGGTGCGTCCATAAATTATAAATTTCTAAATTAGAATTAGATTCTGACATCAAAGAATAATTATAACTCAAAAACAATTTAATATAGATTTagatatattttgaattatactcttataatataataatcatatatttcaagattttttattataatttttgaattgattataaaaactaaaactaacaggCCAACAAGCTAATCTTTTTACAATGTCAGATTTTCTATACATAAATTCAgtatatttatactttttttttttacggacAGTATATTTATACTTATATAGTTATATTACACACAACTTTTCACACAAttcagagaaacaaaaaaaatattataactaTAATTTTAGctacataaattattatattctattttttatttggtgAACTAAACGGGACATAggcccaaagaaaaaaaaaaccaataaaaatctGACTGGGGAATAACTACCCCTTTCCATCATCATGTAATGACTCCTTCAAGTACTGTGGCACAGTATCTAGAAAGATGAAGTCGAGGGAGGGTGAACTTAAGGCCTTAAACTCCTTCTACATAGTTGGCCAGAAAATTGTCCACCTTCTAGCGGGCTCATTATACATTTGTATCTATAGCATTAGGCCTATAAAATGTTGGATAATTCGATAAATATGCTCGTTGTAACAGCAAGATGGAGATATCTTTGATGGtgggaccaaaaaaaaaaactttgatgGTGGGAATAATTTATTGAGTATAATTTATGGCGAAAACTCAAATGCacctaaaaattaataaccgaaagCCGTTAGACACATGGCTTTTTCACTATGATTTATAGTAACTTGTTTCTTTGAATTAGACACatggttttttccatttttttccctCTTCAATTAGGGGAAATAACTTATCAAACTTCAAAATGCATTAAAAAAACCACCACCGAGATTATCCATTGCCTATTGAAGAATTCagatgaaaataaaatgagtaatTACAAAGAATTCCCGGGTTCACGTACAATTCGATCGTGCACATACCCAAACACTAGTTGCACATAAATGTCTGCTAAAATTGAGCAGACCCGTAAGTGTAAGAAAATGGCTACTCAAgtttaaaattcataaatttcCAATAGCCTGAAACCAGAATACTTAGAACTGGCATTTCCATATAAGGCCCTAGTGATCTATTGCTTATATCAGAGAAATATATTATTGTACAAATAAAATGTTGTGAGCTAGTCACTAACAATTGTGATAATGTTATCATGAAGAAAATGATTGCTACAAAATGAATATTTTTTGTACATGGTACACAACAACACCACCCAACTAGAAGGGAGAGAAACGAATGACTTGATTGAATCAGAGTCGGTTCTCAAGCCCTTCCCTTCACTCTTTTCCCCTTCAAGACCCAAACTCACAAACACATGCTAAGAGGGTTAAAATATAGCACAATTAACTAGAACGAAGACAGGAGCAATAGTCCAGCAACCCAATTATCCACTTCTAAAAGTATATTCAGTGTCAAAAGTCTACTACTCCAGAGGTAGCTCATTTTTAGTGACTTCTCTGCACTAGCAACATACACATCACTTGTGACATTGACAACAAAAACCTGCATACGCATACCACTAGTAGTGGTCTACCTCTTTTTCCTAAACTACTACCCATTGAAACATTGGGAAGTTGGACAGAAAAGGGTTTTCCCTCTCCTTTGCCTTTATCATTTTTATCAGCATGATCACCTGCATTTACAAAAGATTCAGAGAGATACCAGTGTGTGACAACAGATATCAGATTCTTTGCCTGACCCTCCTACCATTTGTGTCACCACCTTCTGATAGCTGCGCCCACACGCTCTGAGATTTTTCCCCTCCGCTGCAATTGTCACTCTCACAGCCCGCAATTGTCTTCAAGATCTCTGACTGTAGCCATGGGCATTTTTCTTTCATATGCTCAAATCCATCTGACCTCATAACAGCTAAAAGTCCATACAAAAAAGGAACCATCATATGAAGTATGTAAAAAATTAAGGTAAAGGAAATAACAAGGTCAATGTTTTTAATTAACTCTTTACGCGATTCTCTGCAAGtgtatatgtatgtgtgtgtgtttgtgcgtgtgtgtgtgtgtgtgtgtgtgtagccTGACATGTTTGAAAAATGAATCAAGGAAGTCCAATACTGATAACTAATTATGACACTAATGAAAATCTAATGATTGTGGTGTCCAGTGTGTTCATCTAAGCCAAGGAAACTGCTCCTCATGCCCCAGAATCAGAGCATGGAACAAAAGTCATCCCAGCAATTCATGATCCATAATTTTCTAAAATCTCAagaacaaacaaaacgaaatgcAAAACACAAACCCCTCACCAGATGCTGTGTTTTATATTGGAATATGCAAgcacagaaaattaaaaataactaagaagggaaaaggaaggagtgaaaaAAGAAAGTAGTGGaagaaaactaacaaaaagaaagggGGGAATTCTAAATTTGAAACTGTATCTGCATTCTAACCATGTTTCATTTCAGGTCTAATTTTAAGTTAGCCGTCACTAACAAAAACTTGCAAGGAAATCATCCCTATTAACGTGTGTATGATTGCAAGTTGAGAAAGAGGTAAAGTGATGACAATAAAGCATACCTGCTAGATTTTGAGCAGCAAATTTTAGGCAAACAGATTTTAACTCTGTAGCATGGCAATTGTCAGCCAAAGTCAAAATATTGGCCACGGAACTCACACAAATGTCCTTGCAAAGACAAGATTCACACATCAGTTTAAGCCTCTCCAAGCCATACTTGTCTGCTGCAGCTAACAACTTCCCTTTCAATGTATCCGAAGCTGGAAAATCACTATATGTGGTAGATGGAACCATGTCCACCTCTTCTGTAAGGGTATCCCTATAGACAAAGTGCAGCATGGCCTGCAAAAGTAAAAGGAAAATTAGGATACCTAGGTAGGGTGCATAATGTTTGTACCTATTTTGCAAGAAAAatactttcaaaaatattttttctgagTTTATGGAGAGTTGCAGACTGCTTTTATAAGCGCTTCTTTTACAGAGAAAAATCATGAttagaaaataatttaatgttCTGCTTTCTTTTCTGAGATGCATGTGAGAAGAAAATTCTGGTTTTAAGAGATGCAGAAGAAGGGAGATTTATTAAAAGTATaaccaaaattttaataattatatccaAATGCAAAAGAGATTTTTCTTATGATTAAATCAGTTCTGAATAGTATcttaaacatatatttttaaatgtgGTACTAAAAGATTTTGACAAATGATGTACAAAAGCACAATCGAAACAACTCTGACAGGGGGCATGTGGCAATTATTAATTCTTATATAAGTTTTTTACTGTGAAGGGTGCGTAGATGTGTTCTGTTGCGGGTTCTAAATTATGTGCTGAAAAAActctctcctttggaaaggacaTGTACTTGGTAGGTTTTTTTCGCCTTGGGCAgactatttctttcttctctagcGAAAAAATGAACAGCAAAATCATTTAACAAGTTCATTTTCAAAGCCATGTGCTGTGTCTATATATTGGCTTACcttatatttttaatgttttttatgcAAACAGAAATGGTAACCTTCAATTTTCAATGGATCAGTTAATCAGCCCGAGCGTCGCACGGGCGTATACTAGTGACGTGTACAGAATCACATGGCATCCGCAAAATCAGTAAAGGcgggaaaataaaatagaatggctGTTTCTTTCTACATTTGACAACAATCGTGACTAGATATGGAAAGACTAATGTGCCACATCATTCATTTGTATATCCTCATTTCATTTCATACTAAACagctatttattttttaaaaaggctTATCTTTTTGCAATTTGAAAACTTTATCTGTATTTTCTCCCTTAATTCCTGCAATATCATTTTTCTATATAGAAAATCATAAAGTCTAGCAAAAGAACTCAGACGAAAACACAATAACTGAAAGTAAATCCTAGCCAAACTCAATGCCATGAATGAAAGAAAATCAGGAAGGGGACCAAAATAATACGTTTTTACCTTAAAAACCTTAGGTTCTAAATCTGATATTGTGATCTCTCGCTTTTCTGCATCTAAGCCTTCGAAAAACTTCGATCGAAATTGAGGGGATCTAGCAGCCAACACTAACTTATGAGCAGGAAACTTCTCCCCAGCTACATCAAAAGTAACATCTGAGCCTTCCATATTTTCCAATAGCATACCAAAATGAGATCCGATGTCTGACTCTGGTACACTGATAGAGTGAAGTTGCGGACAATCTGTAGCTGAAACCACAACTCCAACTGTACAGTTGATTTTCAAGCAATCGTTCTTAAGAAAATCAGAGGTTTCAAGCACAGACCGTCTGAAAAACCGCTTGTACCCCCTGCAAGAATAGATAAACTTTATCATCACTTCACAACCATCAAAATAGCACAGTACTTTTTTTCGCATTAACCCAGCATCCATTTCAGCGTCTAATTGGCATAAAGGGGAAGACAAAAGGAATATGATGATGTATCGAAGACACTAAAAAGGACAGAATTAATGGAACGCGCGCTTTTTTTTCCGTTAAGCATTCGATTTGTGCATCACAAGACCCatggcaaaaataacaattatccaTATAAATTACAATAAATACTATTCTGACCAGTATAATGTTTTCAATTGAGTTAATTATGAGCAAGAACGACCCAATCAAGAACAATAATGAACTGTTCCTCTAAGTCTAAGGAAGAACAATAATGAACTCACTTTGAGATGACAATGTTACATTCCAACTCCACttctatcatataaaaaattattctctcCTCACACCATCATTTTGTATCCACAAACATTGAATTATGAGCGTATCAAATATACAAAGTTAAGAATATTGCAGAATGGAGTAAATAATCATGAACCTGAGGCCAGATAATCCCTAATTTCTCCTCACATATGCAACATAAGCTTCATTACACATACAAACACCATGAAAAATCAAAATCGAACTAAATATCACCGCAaaccaaaagaaaggaaaagcaaaATCAAACTCGGAACACAATAGAATTGTCATAGGATTCATATATAAACTAGGAAAAAGAAAAATCGAGAATCCGTAAAACCCTACCACATGCTTCCCTTGTACTTGAGGGTGTAAGGTCCACTCTCGAGCGACCGATCGAAGTGGCTATGGACCTTATGCTTTCCCTGTCCACTCTGATCAACAAGCGTGAGCTCGAAAAGCGCCCTCACATCGGTTCCTTCGCTAGCGAGAGCGATGAACGCCGAAACGTAAGCTGAGTTATCCTCCGGATTCTTCCCGTCGGGGTAGAAGTAGATCGCCCACTGGTAACCTCCGACACAGAAAACGTCGCTCGCGATGTGTTTTCCGATTCCCATACCCTTCGCCAAAGAGTAACCCTGGATCACAAACTTATGTGAGCCGTTCACCGTCTGCGTCACCGACCGCGAGGTCGTCGGAGACATCAGCGCCATCGCCGTCGCCGACTTCTCTGGCGTCGTCGAGGTTCCGGCCATGGCGGTTGGTTGTTAGCTCTCTGCTATCAGAATCGCAGATTCATGCGATTTCGGTGCGAAACGAAACGACGACGGAGAACGAATTCAGCTCAATCTGAAcgggaaatgaaattaaattgaagCTGAAATGGAAATAAAAACGAAAGTGAACTGGATTTGGGGAATCTGAGGAATTTGGAATCTAAATTCCAATtttgcttttatttaatttaactctcttttttttttctaattttgtttttctttttttgctgggaaggaagaagaaaagagtaaGAGTTTTGGGTTTGAGATTGGTATTGAATTGGGTGCGTCAGTCGTCACGGTCTGGAGACTTCTGAGGTAACGGTGGTTGACGTCATTGGgggaaaatttttgaaatgaaAAAATTGATAGTAATAAAATTTCGAACTAATCAAATTGCGTTAAAATGAGgcaattttcttaaataaataaaatagagatcaattttatttgattatacattttttaaaacgaaaacataaatatatttttttatgaatttatagAAATCTCTATTGACAATAGCGGTTTATGTGTATTGAATGTTGAACGTAAATTATTGGAGGTATTAATGATTTAGATTGAGTGtgttactaatatccaagtgtCTAACTTCAAAAGTGTCTAGTATATCAAGAGTTTTCAATTTGAAATGGATGCTTCATTCGGGAAAATGCTCAATTTTTTTTCATGAATCAAATATTCACGCTTCTATTTGGAATAACACCCTTTATTTTGAGTGTTAACAACGTCTATTTTGAGAAAAAAGTAGGTTCGCAGGTATTACTCTTAGATGATGCCCTTTGAGTTAGGCGTTATCAGCGCCGAActttctttgaattaatgattaaagTATGCATGCATGTGCTATTAATTAATAATGAAATGCAAAAAGCATGCATGCACTAATGTTAATTCATGAAGCTTATATGCATGTTAATAGCCTGAATCAAACAATGAAACATGCATGTTGAAGGCGTTGTTGACGCCACTTAATGAAGCATGCAAGCAATCTATATTATTCAAGAAACAAGCAAAGCATGCAAAGATAGTTTGACGTTGTTGGTAATACCCAACTCAAAGGGCGCCATTCAAAAATAATGCCTACGAGTATACTTTATTTCTAAAAGGACGTTGTTAACGTCTAAAATGAGATGAGGGGCGTTATTCCAACTAGAAGTGTGAATATTTAATTTATGAGAGAAACTTGAGCGTTACCACAATAAAGCACCAATTTCAAATTGGAAGCTCCTGACATACTATACACTCTTAGAGTTGGACACTTAGGCATTAGTAACACGTTCAACATAAACCGTTCTTGTCTTCATCTTTACGTTCAACATCCAACACACATAAATTGCTATTGTTTGTAGTGATTTATGTCTAAATAACGTTCTACAAAAATCACTGCTGTTTATAACAGTTTACGTTATCTCCTAATCCGTCTTAATTCACTATTGTCAGTAATAATTTTCATAGATtcataaaaaaatgtatttatttaaaaaatgtgtaattaagtaaaattaatatccatttatttatttaaaaaaattacccttaaaattaattatatgtatggGTGTAGAAATTTTAAGAATAAGATTTTCTAGAGCAAAGAAGTAAGAGTTTAAGACAGCGTTGAGGTCGAATGTAGACCTTCTAGtgttttaaaagaaatttgagaTTAGTTCAAAGGGATCTTGGtgtgtctttttattttttaggactttgttttttttatttaattattttaaattttcattcaccaaaaaaagaaataagaagttAATAAAGCCATAAAGTTAATTAATTTTAGGATTAATTTGAAaagttttaagaattatttttttggcttttaatttttgaaaaatcatattAACGATGATGACACAATTTTTTACAtacgtttttaatttttttaaaaattatttaaaaacttttaaaattttttcaaaaattattttatcacttatatttattacataattttaaaataaatatttctataataatttttttaaacacaaaattaacttatttataaattatttttaatataaattcttatattttaaagtttttttcagaaacatttaattaaattatttatctaaattagTCCTTagattaagataataaaatacatagtttataaaaattataaaattaatattaattaattttttattttatcacctTAACAACGTCTTTACTTTAAAATATctacatttaaaattttattagcttaattcataattttaataggttaaaataaatgaatcttccaatttaatctacTTTAACAAttcttttatatagtttttaaatAATCTTTATATAATAAGTATGGTTTTAACTATTttagttatatattaaaaattaattatttatataaaatatatattaaattataaaataatatatttatttatatgtaaatatataatagttattttttagtacACATATTATATAGTTTGTTATGATTTTAGTGTAATCTTCCAAAACAAATGCAACAAAATTAGTAAagttttaaatttgttattaaaaataattaaattcttttaataaaagGTACTGATacgatttattatatatattttatataaataataaattgaatgAAGCTAATTCAATTtagagtaaagtatattttttgtttctaaagtttggtaaaagttttaaaaatatctctaaattttattttgtttcaattttgtcctaaaagttttttatttgcatGAAATACATtctcgacggctaaattttcaaaaaatttaagaccaatctaataataatacatgaaaattatgcttgatttgatTGGGTTGAAGATTGTTCTTATAAAATCGTCgttaaattggtcttaaattttatgaaaaattaaccatcaaaaatatatttgatgtaaatcgaaAATTATTGGGACAGTTAAAACAAAATGAAATttaggagtatttttaaaatttttgctaaattttaaagataaaaaatatactttatcttttaatttatatataaatgtttAAATTGGATCTGTTTGATTCaatttgtataaatatatttaaaacagacgtataattaatttttattcaaaatatttacgtaaaattattttttcattaatttattgatatcaattatttaatttttttattttaaaatagtatgATCCCTATAAATTTGTGAAGTATTAAAATGTCAAATGTGCCCTTGATTTTGTGCAAAGTCTGGTGACGTGGTGGGGTATTATTGGAAGAGGGGGAGCCTAATCAGCCTATGAAAGCTTAATTTGAATCCAGTTAAGCAGTTTTACTCAATAaagtgttcaaaaatcaaaaagcaAAGAAAGAGAAGGTAGGTAAGGTTAATAAACGTTTGTAGAATTTAGACTTTTGTGGATAAAAAAAGGTAGGAGCATGTCTGATGTGATGTGATGTGAGTAGGGAGTGGAGTGACTTGTTAACTCTAACGGCTGGGCTTTGGGCTTCGAAACTTTTATTAATAACATTGGGTTTGGGTTAGAAAGAATGATTCTTTGTTTGGATGCCAATGATGATCATCGATCTATTTCTTTATGGTACACAAAAACATAACGCTAAATTgcaaagtgttttttttttttgaatgtacACATGTATATATTCAGTTAGAATAGATATTATTGGTCTAATAGTAGAGATAGACTAAGATTGATAGAAACCAAGTATAAGATAGTTTGGTAACTGAGACTAGGACATTGAAATTATTGTATTTGACTATCAAAggttagaattaaaattttaattttttcagtatttttagaaaatagaaatataaagaactgaaattttaaaaaacgaaaattgaaattttaataacattttattcttaaaatattctcgtttaaaattttatatttttaaatctatTCTTTACTTCCAATGCAATCCCACTTTACTTCTTACGGGGCGGATTTTTGCTATATCCGACTCCGCCTCATCCTACAATAATTCGCATAAAATCCGTCCCGCTTTTATTCGCAGTAGTAAAAGGTTGAACCCTAACCCGCCTCTGCAGGTATCCGCCCCgcctttataattattaaaatctaataaataaaattaaatttcaaaatttatataaccatcatcacatacataatataaattaaagtaaaattttaaatataatacaatattattaatcattttactaattattttacatatattacacacacacacacatatatatcggGGCGAGTAGTACCTAAATCCGGTCCCACCCCACCCCGCTAAAACCCACTCTGAGCAGGTAGGGGTGGGTGGATACCCGCGAGTTCGAGTGGTGTTGCCATCCTTACAATCTCATCTCATCACCACACCTCTGCcaccaacaacaataataatactgTCACATAAAtgataaatcagattccacaacaacaacaacaaactcATAACACCATATCAAATTCCACCACTAACAACAATAGTAATACTAAAAATAACAACAATCTCATAACATAtgtcaaaatcaaattcaaaagaggAATTCAAAATCAgaatagaaaagagaaaaatagtgGAACACAGAAGCGATACGACGACGTAAAACTGGAACAGAGACGGCGTGGCGAGCACAGGAAACGGAGGCAGCACGACGAATCATCAGTGAGTACAGGGGACAGAAGCGCAATAACCACAACCTTAGTAGAGTGACGTTTTGGGATGTTGCCGTGTTGTACAACCGCAGAGCAAGCTACTGCCAAGAGAGAGTCAAACTTCGATAGAGGCAGAGCTTCGAAGAGGAGCAGAGCAAAATCTGCAGAGGAGCCAACACAATGGCGATAGAAGAAGCAGAGCCAGACGAGGCATGAGGTGCgacacgagagagagagagagagagagagagagagagagagagagagagagatgaattGCATTTTAAGGGGCTAGGGTTTTTTTAAGTGAGATATAAAtagggatattttagtaaatCAAATAGAATATTGAGATATAACTCAATTTTGTATACTCTATACAAAACATAATAATTAAACTTACAATTATGCTACGTTACCAACATTCTTTCTGCCAAGATCTGCCAACATTAGTTGGGCTGGATACCAAGCCCATTCACTTACAAAAGCCACATCCAAGTTAACTTGGATTAAACCTAATTTACCCCATTAAACCTAATTTACTATAGACCCACATTGACTTACCGTGGATGATCTCTCCCAACCTCCCCTATCCGCATCCAGTGCTGCATAGCCTCCATTGTTGCTATCTCCGCCGTCAAGAGAAATCAACGCCGCCGGACCACCTGACCACGACGTCAAGAGTACGGTCCCATAGTTGCCGTGAAGCCGCCAGGTCTGGTGCATGTTATCGTCGGAGGTGCCTCGAAAACGCATCTGGTTGTCCGACCTTCAACAACACGCAGCAACCCAGCGCCGCCTCACCACACGCCGCGGCTGAATTCATCGGGTCGTGTGGGTTCGCTAGAAACCCCATGGCTTTCTGGATTCGCCCCTCCCACCGAGTGCCACTCCTTCACTCGCGGACGAGCCCGAATAGAAGGGTGTCTTCCCTTCGGCACCATCGCGACACTACGAGGTTAGTGGGTCTTTGAGATTTAAATTAGGTGCTtgtatagatttttaattctgaGCATTATATTTGGATTGAGAATGATTAAACATGGGTCTGTGTCTGTTGGCTGTGAAAGAACTTGGAAATTGGTGAATGAAGTggtttttttgttgaacttgttcCCTGTACCAAGGTGGTTTCGCATGCTGTTTTCTATCAGTTATGTGACAAAAATGGTGTTATCAGTTATTGAATAGTTTTTGTCGTTGGGACGGTTTTCGGTTTATCCCTTGTGGTTGTGTTGTGTTATTTGGAGACTGAAGAACATTGTTTGGTGTAGTGCCTCTGTGATCACCCTTCCTGACAAAGTTGTTGTCGTTGTCATACTTTTTAGTACCTTTTTCCCATCTTTGGAATTTAATATTGTTTCAGATACTTtagtaatataatttatttatgatagATGCATgtgataatataatttattaaatctaACATAATTTAGTAATATAATTTATTCAGATGTGTCTTAATCATTTTAGAATTTCGGTGAGCGATAGTGTTCCAGTGCTAAATTACTGTTTGTATTGTTGTTGTTCAATATGGGTCTATGTTGAATTAGAAAACACAGAAGTTGAAACGTGGTCTTAATCTAAtgctttaatgttttttttttttaatttgcataGCTTATTGTGTCTTGTGCTGAACTTTCTTATGACATATAAAACAGGAAATTCAGTTACAAATTGGTGTCTCTTTTGGGGCATATTTGGCCTTTTTGAAGTGTGCGTAAAAGTATTTTTCCGTACTCAGGTTGGACATGTTATTATACAAATAGGCTAAATAATTGTTGTTCTcattttttgttctaaaaaatgCATTGAGATCTATGTGTTTTTTATTAAATAGTTGGTTGCTTCTTGATTCACCGAGCGACAATTGCAGCTGTGCAAATTGATTATATAATTGGTGTGGCCTGTGTTAACATTTAGCTTTTATGGAAATATTTATATGAGCTTTTTATTAGCAAATTGAATTTGTATTTTGTGTGTCTATTAATTTACTGTTGAGAGTACACCAACTTAACATCAGATATGGCTTGTTCATTTTAGCAATATTTCCTAATATTTTTTTTCGGTTTAATTTGCTTTATGTGTCTTGTTCATAGTATCTTAATATGTCTTGTGGTGCATTTTCTTGTGATACACAGAACAACAAATTCAGTTGAGAATGAGTATATATTTTGAGCATATTTAGTCTTTTTGTAATATGCAAAAAAGTATTTTTTCGTACTCAAATTGGACATGTGAATGATGTGATTATACAAATAGATTAAATAATTGCtgtaatctttttttatttaaaaaattcgtTGAGATCAACATGTGTTTTTGTACACATTCGGTTGCTTCATGATTCACTGAGCGACAAGAGCAATAGtgcaaaataattttacaattggTGTGGCTTCTGTTAATATTTAgctgattttttgaaatatttctaAGAGCATTTTATTAGCAAATTGAAAATATAATTGGTGTGTCTAATAATTTGTCTTTGCGAATGCTCCTTCTTTACATCAGATGTGTCTTGTTCATTATTTTAGTGTACGATGGTTATAAATAGGTTAATAAATGCTTtcctcatttttaatttttaaaaatacattgAGATCTATATGTGGTTCTTTAAATATTTGGTTGCCTCATGATTCACCGAGTGGCAAGAGCAACGACATAATTGATTTTATAATTGGGGTGTCCTTTGATCACATTTAGCTTTTATGGGATGTTTCTTGGTGCTTTTGATtagaaaatttaatttctaattggTGTGTCTAAATTTGATGGTCAGATAAGCAATTCTCTGAGTGATAGCATACTTTGGTTAAACTTTTAgtttgtattattatttttagtcatttatCTGTGTTGAATTAGAAAACACAGAAGATGAAATATTGTGCTGTTAatgtcttatattttttttttgttttaaatttgcaTAGCTTATTCTGTCTTGAGGTGAATTTTCTTATGACACACACAAcagaaaattcattttaaaattggTGTATATCTTGATCATATATAGCCTTTATGAAATGTCCAT is a window from the Arachis hypogaea cultivar Tifrunner chromosome 17, arahy.Tifrunner.gnm2.J5K5, whole genome shotgun sequence genome containing:
- the LOC112765325 gene encoding BTB/POZ and MATH domain-containing protein 5; translated protein: MAGTSTTPEKSATAMALMSPTTSRSVTQTVNGSHKFVIQGYSLAKGMGIGKHIASDVFCVGGYQWAIYFYPDGKNPEDNSAYVSAFIALASEGTDVRALFELTLVDQSGQGKHKVHSHFDRSLESGPYTLKYKGSMWGYKRFFRRSVLETSDFLKNDCLKINCTVGVVVSATDCPQLHSISVPESDIGSHFGMLLENMEGSDVTFDVAGEKFPAHKLVLAARSPQFRSKFFEGLDAEKREITISDLEPKVFKAMLHFVYRDTLTEEVDMVPSTTYSDFPASDTLKGKLLAAADKYGLERLKLMCESCLCKDICVSSVANILTLADNCHATELKSVCLKFAAQNLAAVMRSDGFEHMKEKCPWLQSEILKTIAGCESDNCSGGEKSQSVWAQLSEGGDTNGDHADKNDKGKGEGKPFSVQLPNVSMGSSLGKRGRPLLVVCVCRFLLSMSQVMCMLLVQRSH